Sequence from the Primulina huaijiensis isolate GDHJ02 chromosome 16, ASM1229523v2, whole genome shotgun sequence genome:
AAGCGGTCATTTCAGATACCAAAACAACTGGTGGTGAGAACAATCCTAGGGgtgaaatttgttttataaaaagATCATAAGTATTTCCATTTGGTTTTGGTTTGGTAGGGGCTAATTCCATCCTGTGAAACAACAATGTGTCTAATTCCCGTGTCATCGTTTCCGTGTCCAATCCCATGTGAGGGGGAATGACTGTGTGAATGCTCTGGAATACGCCCTTCACAGGCTCCCTCTTCTTGTGAGTGGCTGTGTCCGTGATGTGCCGCATGTGCATGCATTCCAACGATGTGCATCGCACCGCCTTCTTCTTCTCCAAACACTTTACTGTTCCACCCCCTTGGCTCCACTTGAATGATCCCTGATTCAGATACCGTATCTAACAAATTGGACCGAGTAACAATGGGGCTTTGCCTTTCCTGTTTCCTCGCATAGAACTGAGTACCGATAAAATCAGCTGATAATGTGGCCAATGCAGCCATCATTGCAATAAAACCAGAAAATGGAAACTTGGACCATGGTATTTCCGGAAGACAAGGGCTTGTCAACGATGAAATGGCATCGGGTAACATGTGGACAAATCCTGTGGCGAGGATTACACCGGCGGCGAATGCTTTGGCAGTTACAAAGAGGTTTGAATCAGTCCCGAGGAACCGGCGTTTCTTGCCGAGTAGAGGAATGGCCACACCACAGACTCCTGCAGTAAGAATGGCTGCAATCGCCACCATTTTAAGGATGAGAGCATAGTCTGCGTCCCGACATCCTTCCGATTCCTCGTCTTGAGGGCCACATACGGTGTTGGACATGGATTGAGAAAGCTTTTGTTGAAATAAGTCTATTAAAACCCCCGAAGAAAAAGCAACAAGGAGAATTAAACTTGTGTGGGAGGCAAACAATTTAGATAGCTAAGCATGGAAATTTTAATTATCGAGGGGCGGACCCAGAAATTCGGAGGGGCCGGCACACTTGCGACTTTATAAAAATAGCACATAAAATTTCAAACGTTTTCGTCTTAGAGAGGGCCATTGCATTAACCCCTGTGCGTTCAGAACACTATAATTATCGGAATTAGTTCTATGAAAAAAGCATATAAATTTTGGAACCTCGGTAGATCAAAATCAATAAACAGAATCCCTGATATGAAATCGAAAATTTGAGTCTGTATCATCACACACAATCCAGACAATTTGTGTGTTGCTCATAAATAAAAAACGGCAAAGAGCACGTATTTGGCTAAACTGAGAATTCCCAAAGAGAAACAAAAGATGTAAATTAAGAGAGAGATTTTCAGCAACATTAACGAATCAGCAACAAAATCAAAGCTATGTAATCCTACACTTGCCACAAACACAAAAGACTGTCGACAAACAACATACATCCGGTAAAATAATAGCATTCACGAGCAAAGCAACTGTATTTATGCTGAATAATAATGTCAACGAGAAACCATTTCCAGGTGATCATGAATTCATGTATTTTGAACGCTAGTGAGAAGTGGGTATTTTGAATGCTGATCGTCCCAGCTCCTGAGCTTAACACATAATGCTGATAAGGAACGGGAAAATAGCACTATAAACcttcatttgaataaaattaatgaaaattcaGTCCTAAAATACTTCAAACGCAAACGACTAAGCTAATTAACTTCAACAAATTCAACCAAAATCAAAACTTTTCACCATGAAAGACGAAGAATGGAACTTAAATGGCATTATAAAACAGTCAAAATCGAGTTATTCACACGACAAAAAATTCTCTTAAATAATCCTCGTTTCTTGACCTCATGATAAAATGCAAAACCGAGAATACAAAGATCAATCTTTTGCACGTATCCAGAAACTTTCAGGAAGGATTTACCCGAGTAAAACTGTATGTTCCCTCTGATATTCCCACTCCAGATCACCGGCAACAAATCCTACAGAACAATCACGAAAATTCCCAACTAAAAATGGCAGAAAGATCATATTTTTTCATCTTAAAATAACCCAAGAAACagtgaaatttttcaagagaaACCACTCTTAATCGCAACGAAAGAGAGAGCCTCGAGATATGACATGGCGTCAATCAAACCACTCGATTTAGTTCCACCGTTATTGGAGTTTCGTGTTAAATTCAGCAGACTACCGACACAAAGCACGAAACACTGGGTGAGTAAATAGAATCGATATGCATGAAATGAAATCGTGGGACGGAACAAAATGGGTAATCCAGATCAGAAAGAGAGGTCGACACTTTTGGAACCAAAGGATTTTTGTGCGGTTTGCGAGAGAACTGAGCAACACGGTGTCGACACTTTCTGAAACAAAGTAGTCGAGTCAGCGCAGAAGTGATTATTATTCGTTCATTCTTTTAGCGTCTCATTTGATTCAATTCAACTAAATACCCTTAAAACTACTTCATTCAAACAAATTATCACACAAACTCGAAAGTCCGTTTCACAAACTATCTCAACTCtgttcataaaaatattattattttatatttcaaaatattattttttaatataaatattatccgGTCAACTCATCTCATTATATAAATTTCTGATACCCTCTCACAgtgataaaatataattaatttataaattagaaagtcaatttaaaaacaaatagtaatgaatatttttttctatgaCGTTCGATATGCACCGGATAAATCATGGATCAACGAAATAACATGCAAGCTACACTAGTAAGGTAAACGATAAACGCTGTTgtactaaattaattattatttttttatctggAATAGACATTCGTAACAATTAGATTTCAAAATAGCTTGAGAGTGGTAGTACCCTGAACAAACTCAAAATTTATGCCCTTTGGAGGATATCTCGCGTTTTTGATAGAGTGGCATCTTATTGATCGATTAAGCTTAGCCCTAACAAGTACAAATTGATGAGCCAGCCACCCCATAATTTTTTTGGACTTTAACATGAGAAAATAAAGGGTTGTTTCGACCCACCATGGACAAAAGATCTAGCAGCTATTTTAAGGACGACTATTGGCCGACGTGTAAAGTGGAAAGGAAGATGCCACACCACATGCTTCCTTGCCTTCTTTCTTGATGCCTCCTGCAAAAAATTCCTCCTACCATGCCTAGAAAATACAAAATCACTGAAGCTGATCATAGAAAGACACCTTCGATCCAAGAAAATAATGAAGGATGAGAAAGTGCATGATGAGCAATACAATGAAAAAGAGAGAATGAATCTCCTTGATAATGATATCATCATGCCCACGATTCTCTGTTGATGAAGTCACCGCTTGGATGACAAAAGTGAAATTCAAGAAAACCAATACTTAAACTTACATGAATCGTCAAAAGAAGGCCATGATAGATGGCATGAGGAGCTTGGACTATTTATTCTCCTGAATAAGCTGTGTAAGCCGGCTAATCTAGCTTTCTAGATTTCTTCAAAATAAGGAATAACCCAATCAATTTTAATCGGTTGCCGAGGTTTGAAGGAATCAAGTTTCCAACGACAAATCTATTTTCAGGTTGTCCAAGCAAACATAACAAATGAATCAAACTCATAACACAAAAAAACAGCCCTGAATAAATTAAAGGTGCTCGTATGGGAACGGGAACTCCCACTTCGATGTTCTGCTGTCCTGTCCCTATCATCACtacttttaattaaaatccaacacccatcattttctattttgtcCATTTCTCTACAAAAATCTACCCAATTTTTGCTAAACGGCTccatcaaaataaaaacaaatctcTTAACAAAAAATGTTGtaatttattatgaaaaattattccaactttcatatgtttttttaaaattttataatctcGTTCTTCTTTCGATttcaattataattaaaaaaacaccaTGATTAAGCATGCTTAAGAAGATGAACTGCAACTGAACCGTCCATCCTACTCGGGATTTCTtcccataaaaaaatttcaaaatctacTACGAgcccatatttttttaaaaaaaattcaattggtTAAATTGCATGGACAATAAGTTCGTAACTCATAACCGAACATAATATCGTACGGTTCTCAAATCAGACAAATAGAAAACGGCCGAAGTGCGGGGAAAGAAATCTGAATTTGATCGATTCtagtaaaattaaaaaatggaGTCGGTATTTCCTAAAAAAAGAATTCGGTATGAATGTCCaccaaaattaatatttcataataaaaaagGTCTCTGGATTCAAATATGAATTTACGTTTCATTCATGCTTAATAAATCCAGGTAATAAGTTTAAAGCAACCATAACTTACACTTTATTTTTGGGAGATACCAACTCCACCCACCACTCCCATTTTCTTTTACCACATCCCAAACTCTTCTCTCAGATAACATCTTTATCTTTGTCAAGAACCAAACTTTTTCAACAGAGACAATGCTCGAAGAATCTGAATCTGCATCTGCAATACCTTCTTCGATATGGGCATTCATGAACAGCTGGTTCACTCCCACTGTTCTTTTTGTACTTCTAAATCTCATGATAGGTACTATAACTCTTACCTCTACTTTTACCACTCAAGAACAACCTCAAAACTTGCAAGAAAGTTCATCTCAAAATGAAAACAATCAGCCCAAAATCTCCAAGTCATCCTCTTTTCTCCAGCGTTTGAAATCTATCAATTTTCACCCGCACTTCACATCTCATGATACTCTAAATTTGTCTATTAATAAAAAATCTAGCGCAGATTCCGACAACCAGTTTCAAGCTCAAGTTTTTGAAACACAGACCCACTATTTTTTCCAGGAAAATCCCCCAGAAAATCTTGAAACAACCTCCCAGTCACAAGGTGGATTCATTTTCGAACAAGCCCATGTACAGAATCCCCTAGAAACGCAAACCCAATTCATTTTTGAACCGAAAGATTCGAGCTTGGAAGGTTTTAAACCTGCCCATGAAGAGAAAGGTGAAGAAACTGAGTGGCAAACCATGGATGAAATTTACAGTCACCTACAAGGCGGTCACTTTAGCAGGACTAAATCAGACACGGAACCTGCTTCCGGCGAGATCCCGGCCAAACTCCCTGCAAGAATGAAGAAATCGGCCAGTTTGAAATCCCCTTTTCGTCATCTTGAAGAAGAGGACATTGTCGAGGGGCGGAGGCCGGCGACTGTGAAGGAGAATGGGAACGCTAAAGTCTCAGACGGTGATGAACAAGTGGATGCAAAAGCTGATGATTTTATCAACAAATTTAAGCAGCAGTTGAAGCTTCAGAGGCTGGACTCTATTATCAGGTACAAGGACATGGTAGGGAGAGCCACAGGAGGGAGGTAGAAAGTGTGATCTCGATATTGTTGGGGTTGTTTTGTAATTTTGGATAAATACTGGGACTTGGTGCTACTCATCATGTTAAACTCTCTGTTACCGGTCGATTAGGGGTTGTTTTGGGATTAATGAAAGttgttggtttgttttgaatgatgaaaattatatttgggGGAACTGGGGAATCTGGCGCACTAAGTCAGTGAGACGGCGTCACAATTAACCTACTCCATATTTTATGTGGTGCATCGATAGTATTATTGAAATTTGAACGTTGTGGTCTCGACCAGATGTATGCATTTTGGACCTTTTTCTTTGATTCGGAATTGTTTTTAATGTAATAAACCTTGGATTAAGAGTAAATGACAAGACTACTTCGTTTGTTAACGATCGAATAGCTGACTGAATTTATGAGAGGAGAGTTTCTTCCAACCGGAGATGCTCTCCCAAATGAGTTATCGCGGGGAGAAAAGTACGATGTCTTCCGATTCTGCACTAAGCACTGAACCCAATTAAACACCTAATCATACTTGCTTTAGCTCCCATCCCTGAAAGTTTCGCCatacttaaatattttctttatgcTGTTACAACCCGCATCTACATCTAATCAATCTCACCTCACCAATACGAGCATGCATCGAATTTCACATCTGTCGGTTTCTGTAAGGGCCATATCATAAAGCATGGCGAGGGATTGACTCCAACCTACCTCAATGTTGACCGGGGTAGAAAAGTTTCCCGGTTCACCGCCAGGCATGACTCCAACCGACGGAAGCCATATCAGCCGAAATTTGACTCGCTTCGGATTCAATgcaatttcttgattttttattCTCTTTTTCCGTAGACAAacctcatttatttattttttattttttattttatcgttTTCAATGATAGTTTTTCTTCTTAGAGATAGATAGGAGGTGATATTGTTGGTGATTTTGATTCCAAAAATTTTTGTTCTAATGTTGGTTCGATTCATACGCGATGTAGTTGACATAAATTAGAAACAGCTTCGGGATACTGAATTAAGTTGGATTTATATGCATAGATTTGGAATATGACATATTTAGCTATTTTTAGGCTTGTTGGGAAAATTGGATCATATAAGTAAGTAGGCTGTGGAAATAAATAGTTGGACAAATTTGGCCGGAATTCAATTTAACACTCTCGTCAGTCGTCAGCAGCTTCCATATTTCACATGAAAGATTTACTAGATCCATCGACCCCCATTTCACGTTACTCTGTGGATGCTTTTGTAATTTTAGAGTCGTTGTTTGATTAACATGTGGATTTTAAGACGAAATAGACTCTGCACTATACCAGATTGAATAGATTACATTATATTTCAAACTCAAATATTACAATCTTCTCATTCGTATTACATGTTTACCAATATAACGTAAATTATGATtctatattaatattttgaaagacAGGGAGAAATGGTCACTTGATAAAAGAAGAATAATGAGAAACAAAGGTACTacttgtttttgaagaaaatttaaatgaaaagcAAAATTTGCCACTCTTTATTAGCCCACACCATCCACTTCACTATCTCCAAAATGACCAACCACCCTCCAATAAGACCAAGCTCCACAATCACCTCAACCGGCCTCCTCCCACGTCAAAACATCGCCGCCGCTTCTGTCTCACTTGCTTCTTGTTCACCTTCCTTCTCCCGGTGATGATAAACAAACAACTGGATTCAATATCTCaaacatggaaaaaaaaaatacattaattCTATCCAATTCTCAAGAaatcaaacaaataataatCAGAATTGTGGAAGCATACCAAAATCTATGAGTTGTAGACGACTATGGGTAATGATATTCAATATTGTAGTTTTCCTTCCAAACCACAGAGTTTCGTCGATGAGAAACAAAACTAATCGATTTTATGCAAAATTCGGACCATAATCTTcttttataattaaacaaattttcattattttttatttgaccccttaaaaattcagaaatatCATATACAATATCCACACAATAATATCATGAAATTAAGGCCTTAAGTcaatttttattctaaattagaCCACATCAATTTCTGACTTATTTAAATGATGACATTTAAGCATTTATAACTACGGTTATGACCCCTAAAATTCCAACAATCCCTCACTGATCATATGCGTAATCTTATAAATGTGTTAAACTTAATGAGCTCAAAACTTTTGTCATCAGAACCATATGATTTCTTAAACAATCTCGTCCATTAATTATATCGAAATAAGTTCAAtgcagtatttgttgtatctaTCACAACTAAGCCATCAATACGATCAAATGACATGGATCAATCATGAATGTGTGGCATGAAAATTATATGCAAGTTGATCTATTCATGTCAGTTTTCAACCGATCCTTCTTTACCAAAGTGAGATCAAAATTTTAACCTCGGTTAGACAAAGTGTAAAGTAAATAGTAAACtttatttctgaaaaaaaaatccaaatacaTAAGTTTGAAcaacataattaaacataacatgttggaacattt
This genomic interval carries:
- the LOC140961384 gene encoding zinc transporter 4, chloroplastic-like is translated as MDLLPVIWSGNIRGNIQFYSDLFQQKLSQSMSNTVCGPQDEESEGCRDADYALILKMVAIAAILTAGVCGVAIPLLGKKRRFLGTDSNLFVTAKAFAAGVILATGFVHMLPDAISSLTSPCLPEIPWSKFPFSGFIAMMAALATLSADFIGTQFYARKQERQSPIVTRSNLLDTVSESGIIQVEPRGWNSKVFGEEEGGAMHIVGMHAHAAHHGHSHSQEEGACEGRIPEHSHSHSPSHGIGHGNDDTGIRHIVVSQGLELGIVSHSVIIGLSLGVSHSPCTIKPLIGALSFHQFFEGFALGGCISQTRFRTLHSTLMACFFALTTPIGIAVGIGISSIYNSNSPRALVIEGVVDSVSAGILVYMALVDLIATDFLSKRMSCNVRLQVLSYFALFVGATMMSLLALWA
- the LOC140961383 gene encoding uncharacterized protein, giving the protein MLEESESASAIPSSIWAFMNSWFTPTVLFVLLNLMIGTITLTSTFTTQEQPQNLQESSSQNENNQPKISKSSSFLQRLKSINFHPHFTSHDTLNLSINKKSSADSDNQFQAQVFETQTHYFFQENPPENLETTSQSQGGFIFEQAHVQNPLETQTQFIFEPKDSSLEGFKPAHEEKGEETEWQTMDEIYSHLQGGHFSRTKSDTEPASGEIPAKLPARMKKSASLKSPFRHLEEEDIVEGRRPATVKENGNAKVSDGDEQVDAKADDFINKFKQQLKLQRLDSIIRYKDMVGRATGGR